In Gemmatimonadota bacterium, the following are encoded in one genomic region:
- a CDS encoding TIM barrel protein → MKLSLSVRVAESVLNKEEANRSMEHLADLARELGYAAMCMRASQAGIKTPLEQITRVRKILDERGLPVSMVTGDIPIPANDEHAPDALRNITPYLDLTALLGADLIRIGMKTDEEVAWAQRASDEAAERSIRLAHQSHTRSLFETVEESVSVLKRVGRPNFGIIYEPANLDLCGQDYGPETIRRFAPWLFNVYLQNHRLNPAGSMTLNTWVKGPAPHDPVPLQETGGIDFPIIMKTLEELGYDGYVTVHQAFAELMEPEEAARQSYDYLTSIADFG, encoded by the coding sequence ATGAAACTGTCCCTGTCCGTCCGTGTCGCCGAATCCGTGCTGAACAAGGAAGAAGCCAACCGTTCCATGGAGCACCTGGCGGACCTGGCCCGGGAGCTCGGATACGCCGCCATGTGCATGCGGGCCTCCCAGGCCGGCATAAAGACGCCCTTGGAACAGATCACCCGGGTGCGAAAGATCCTCGACGAACGGGGACTGCCCGTTTCCATGGTGACGGGAGACATCCCCATACCCGCAAACGACGAACACGCCCCGGACGCCCTGCGGAACATCACGCCCTACCTGGACCTGACCGCGTTACTGGGCGCCGACCTGATCCGGATCGGCATGAAAACGGATGAAGAGGTCGCCTGGGCGCAGCGGGCTTCGGACGAGGCAGCCGAACGGAGTATCCGGCTCGCCCACCAGTCCCACACGCGCAGCCTGTTCGAAACGGTGGAGGAGTCCGTCTCGGTGCTGAAGCGCGTGGGACGTCCGAATTTCGGCATCATCTACGAACCGGCCAATCTCGACCTGTGCGGCCAGGATTACGGTCCAGAGACCATCCGGCGTTTCGCGCCCTGGCTGTTCAACGTCTATCTGCAGAACCACCGCCTGAATCCGGCGGGTTCCATGACCCTGAACACCTGGGTGAAGGGCCCCGCGCCCCACGACCCTGTTCCGCTCCAGGAAACGGGCGGGATCGATTTCCCCATCATCATGAAGACGCTCGAGGAACTCGGATACGACGGCTACGTCACCGTGCACCAGGCCTTCGCCGAGCTCATGGAACCCGAAGAAGCCGCCCGCCAGAGCTACGACTACCTGACGTCTATCGCGGACTTCGGGTGA
- a CDS encoding heme-copper oxidase subunit III: MTRQTGHLTEQSDNLKRQPGMPMEILGMYLFIASELIVFITLLFILFWLRSGLVGDWPPPDQPRLPLGITGINTVFLLVSGYTMHRAYRAVKQNLTAQLTRWLMITCVLGVVFLTVQGFEWIRLIRFGLSMTSSLYGAMFYTIIGLHAIHVFVTVFVLLYLWVRSSSGLYTAEKHTGVVLGYMFWLFVVLIWPVLYVLVYLV, from the coding sequence ATGACCCGGCAGACCGGTCATCTCACCGAACAATCCGATAATTTGAAGAGACAGCCCGGCATGCCCATGGAAATCCTGGGCATGTACCTCTTCATCGCCAGCGAACTCATCGTCTTCATCACGCTGCTGTTCATTCTGTTCTGGCTGCGATCGGGTCTCGTGGGGGACTGGCCTCCTCCGGACCAGCCGCGCCTGCCCCTCGGGATCACGGGCATAAACACCGTTTTTCTCCTCGTCAGCGGCTATACCATGCATCGCGCCTACCGGGCCGTGAAGCAGAATCTGACTGCACAACTTACCCGGTGGCTGATGATCACCTGCGTCCTGGGCGTCGTCTTCCTCACGGTACAGGGGTTCGAGTGGATCCGGCTGATCCGCTTCGGATTGAGTATGACCTCGAGTCTGTACGGCGCCATGTTCTACACGATCATCGGACTCCACGCCATCCATGTATTCGTAACCGTATTCGTCCTGCTTTACCTCTGGGTCAGGTCCTCCTCCGGCCTCTATACCGCTGAAAAGCACACCGGCGTGGTGCTGGGCTACATGTTCTGGCTCTTCGTCGTCCTCATCTGGCCCGTCCTCTACGTTTTGGTCTACCTGGTTTGA
- the solA gene encoding N-methyl-L-tryptophan oxidase, whose protein sequence is MKQYDVIVVGGGVVGVSTAYVLARRGMGVLLLERYAPVHEHGSSHGDSRMIRFDYEENVYVEMAARAFRAWEDLANRLGRPVFRQTGICNLAPADAEVLETLETRLRDCELPFERLDGPSFARRFPQLNLPKNGEAIYQPDSAVLFADEVVRSLWDCVLEDGVDALTETEVASIVPSEARVEVTASDGRSWSGTRLVLATGGWTDRWLRTLGINVDLVVTRELLAYFPQKGPVPHEAGAMPNVIDYHTPDPFYCVPQVRVPGVKAGCHRTGRVVEADDPEEVDGANLAAVQDFIGRRCPHLSRDPVAVKHCLYTNSADFHFILDRHPDYSHVVVAAGFSGHGFKFGPVLGDTLAALLFDEPPPVDTSLFGLERFSSQSVLKPRTLA, encoded by the coding sequence GTGAAACAGTACGATGTCATCGTGGTCGGCGGCGGAGTCGTCGGCGTCTCGACGGCCTACGTGCTGGCCCGTCGCGGGATGGGCGTCCTTCTGCTCGAGCGATACGCACCCGTCCACGAACACGGCAGTTCACACGGCGACAGCCGCATGATCCGTTTCGACTACGAAGAGAACGTGTACGTCGAAATGGCGGCGCGCGCCTTCCGGGCCTGGGAGGATCTCGCGAATCGCCTGGGCAGGCCGGTGTTCAGGCAGACCGGCATCTGCAACCTGGCGCCCGCGGACGCAGAAGTGCTGGAGACGCTGGAAACCCGGCTGCGGGACTGCGAACTTCCTTTCGAGCGACTGGACGGTCCATCCTTTGCGCGCCGTTTCCCCCAGCTAAACCTGCCAAAGAACGGCGAGGCCATCTACCAACCCGACAGTGCCGTGCTTTTCGCCGACGAGGTGGTACGGAGCCTGTGGGACTGCGTCCTGGAAGACGGCGTGGACGCCCTTACGGAAACGGAAGTCGCTTCGATCGTCCCGAGCGAAGCGCGCGTCGAGGTCACGGCGTCGGACGGACGGTCTTGGTCAGGCACCCGCCTCGTGCTGGCAACCGGTGGCTGGACGGACCGGTGGCTGCGCACGCTGGGGATCAATGTCGATCTGGTGGTGACGCGGGAATTGCTGGCTTATTTCCCGCAGAAGGGGCCGGTCCCCCACGAGGCGGGCGCCATGCCCAACGTGATCGATTACCACACCCCCGATCCCTTCTACTGCGTGCCCCAGGTGCGGGTGCCGGGCGTCAAGGCCGGCTGCCACAGGACCGGCCGGGTCGTGGAGGCCGACGACCCTGAAGAGGTCGACGGCGCCAATCTCGCCGCGGTGCAGGATTTCATCGGACGTAGATGTCCCCACCTGTCCCGGGATCCCGTCGCGGTGAAACACTGTCTGTACACCAACTCGGCGGATTTCCACTTCATCCTGGACCGGCATCCCGATTACAGCCACGTAGTCGTCGCGGCAGGGTTCTCGGGTCACGGGTTCAAGTTCGGTCCAGTGCTGGGCGATACACTGGCCGCCCTGCTGTTCGATGAACCGCCGCCAGTCGACACGAGCCTGTTCGGTCTCGAAAGATTCAGTAGTCAAAGCGTGCTTAAGCCTCGTACGCTCGCGTGA
- a CDS encoding AbrB/MazE/SpoVT family DNA-binding domain-containing protein: protein MIESSITSKGQTTLPKVIRETLGIETGDRIRYVIYDDEVRILPVRPIARLYGVLEYDGPAVTTEDMDQAVADGACEESAVTAKDMDQAVADGACEE, encoded by the coding sequence ATGATCGAATCCAGCATCACCAGTAAAGGCCAGACCACGCTGCCCAAGGTGATACGGGAAACCCTCGGTATAGAGACGGGTGACAGGATCCGCTACGTGATCTACGATGACGAGGTGCGCATTCTGCCGGTACGCCCCATTGCACGGTTGTATGGCGTACTCGAATACGACGGTCCCGCCGTGACCACAGAGGACATGGACCAGGCTGTGGCGGATGGAGCCTGTGAGGAATCCGCCGTGACCGCGAAGGACATGGACCAGGCTGTCGCGGATGGAGCCTGCGAGGAATGA
- a CDS encoding acetyl-CoA carboxylase carboxyltransferase subunit alpha: MEENGPILEFEKPIYELEKRIEEMRNYAVTENLDALADEIQRLEEEVARQRQKTYSNLTRWQRVLIARHPNRPHTLDYIDGMMEDFVELHGDRSFGDDKAMVTGLAKMDGQPIAVVGHQKGKNTKENVMRNFGMAGPEGYRKALRIMKLAEKFDMPVLSLVDTPGAYPGAGAEERGQAEAIARNIYEMGRLRVPIIVMVIGEGASGGALGIGVGDRVIMMENAWYSVISPEPCSTILWKDQEKAAARKADCAEALRLAATDLLQFGVIDEIVPEPFGGAHRDHEAAISNVRKSILKALHEAGGQSVDERLEARLEKYSSMGAFDEIPAANDPA, encoded by the coding sequence ATGGAAGAGAACGGCCCGATTCTCGAATTTGAAAAACCGATCTACGAGCTCGAGAAGCGCATAGAGGAAATGAGAAACTATGCGGTGACCGAGAACCTCGACGCCCTGGCCGACGAGATCCAGCGCCTGGAAGAGGAAGTGGCCCGGCAGCGGCAGAAGACCTATTCCAACCTGACCCGGTGGCAGCGCGTGCTCATCGCCCGTCATCCGAACCGCCCCCACACGCTCGACTATATCGACGGGATGATGGAGGATTTCGTCGAACTGCACGGCGACCGGTCCTTCGGGGACGACAAGGCCATGGTCACGGGGCTGGCGAAAATGGATGGCCAGCCCATCGCCGTGGTCGGTCACCAGAAGGGGAAGAACACGAAGGAAAACGTGATGCGCAATTTCGGCATGGCGGGTCCCGAGGGATACCGCAAGGCCCTGCGCATCATGAAACTGGCCGAGAAGTTCGACATGCCGGTCCTGTCTCTTGTCGATACCCCGGGAGCCTATCCCGGCGCGGGCGCCGAAGAAAGGGGCCAGGCAGAGGCGATCGCCCGGAACATCTACGAGATGGGGCGTCTGCGTGTACCCATCATCGTCATGGTGATCGGCGAGGGCGCCAGCGGCGGGGCCCTGGGGATCGGGGTGGGCGACCGCGTCATCATGATGGAAAACGCCTGGTATTCGGTCATCAGCCCCGAACCCTGTTCCACCATTCTGTGGAAGGACCAGGAGAAGGCGGCTGCCCGCAAGGCCGACTGCGCCGAGGCCCTTCGGCTTGCCGCCACCGACCTGCTCCAGTTCGGCGTCATCGACGAGATCGTACCCGAACCCTTCGGCGGCGCGCACCGCGACCACGAAGCGGCTATTTCCAACGTCAGGAAATCCATCCTCAAGGCATTGCACGAGGCGGGCGGACAGTCCGTCGACGAACGGCTGGAAGCCCGGCTGGAGAAGTACAGCAGCATGGGCGCCTTCGACGAAATACCCGCCGCGAACGACCCCGCGTAA
- a CDS encoding phytanoyl-CoA dioxygenase family protein, translating to MTEGDLPGGTGLASAYPLSPDHVRQYRENGHVHLRDVCTKEEIAEYRGILRSVTAERFAGASKMSDRPEDDFSRVFMQTFNLREADERAARFIQSRRFGQIAADLMGVDAVRIYYDKAMFKEPESWITPWHQDGPHWPLCSDQVLTMWIPLVDAAIDMGPPRFASGTHRDKVLGPRGIHRESESFFEDFIRTNRIPVVEEEIPAGGATLHSHWVVHGARANTSGRIREALGITFYEDGLLIDDSACSTENRPVIDANLGSRRPGQRADHPRNQVVFARS from the coding sequence ATGACCGAGGGTGATCTACCCGGTGGAACGGGCCTTGCGTCCGCATACCCCTTGTCGCCGGACCACGTGCGGCAATACCGTGAAAACGGCCACGTGCATCTCCGGGACGTCTGTACAAAGGAAGAGATCGCGGAGTATCGGGGGATACTGAGGTCGGTCACGGCCGAACGGTTCGCCGGGGCGAGCAAGATGAGCGATCGGCCGGAGGACGATTTCTCCCGCGTATTCATGCAGACGTTCAACCTGAGGGAAGCGGACGAGCGTGCCGCACGGTTTATCCAGTCGCGTCGGTTCGGACAGATAGCGGCCGACCTCATGGGGGTGGACGCGGTCCGCATCTACTACGACAAGGCGATGTTCAAGGAACCCGAAAGCTGGATCACGCCCTGGCACCAGGACGGTCCCCACTGGCCGCTGTGCTCGGACCAAGTCCTCACCATGTGGATCCCCCTCGTGGACGCCGCCATCGACATGGGGCCGCCCCGCTTCGCGAGCGGCACCCACAGAGACAAAGTGCTCGGTCCCAGAGGGATACACCGCGAATCGGAGTCGTTCTTCGAAGACTTTATCCGCACGAACCGGATTCCGGTCGTGGAAGAGGAGATTCCTGCGGGGGGCGCCACCCTGCACAGCCACTGGGTCGTTCACGGCGCGCGGGCCAACACGTCGGGGCGAATCCGTGAAGCGCTCGGTATCACGTTCTACGAGGATGGTTTGCTAATCGACGACTCGGCTTGCAGCACGGAAAACCGGCCGGTCATCGATGCCAATCTGGGAAGCAGGCGCCCGGGCCAGCGGGCCGACCATCCTAGGAACCAGGTCGTGTTCGCCCGGTCCTGA
- a CDS encoding GNAT family N-acetyltransferase, with protein sequence MKSLIIRECRLAEVDAVHQLDLEWEAEAVTYGFGPSSPEEIKTALGSYLLVAVIEGEIIGYSSGAVHISRDLCVFNEGEQHLEIHDLYVREPYRSAGVGSRLVERMKEIASRNGIQRFRVHSATKDLDSVLRFYRNHGFRSWCVEMFI encoded by the coding sequence ATGAAGAGTCTGATCATACGCGAATGCCGGCTTGCGGAAGTAGATGCGGTACATCAGTTGGATCTGGAATGGGAAGCTGAAGCGGTTACCTACGGTTTCGGCCCCAGTTCCCCCGAAGAGATCAAGACGGCCCTCGGATCTTACTTACTGGTGGCTGTTATAGAGGGCGAGATCATTGGGTACAGCAGCGGCGCGGTGCACATCAGCCGGGATCTGTGCGTTTTCAACGAGGGAGAACAACACCTGGAAATTCACGACCTGTATGTCAGGGAACCCTACCGAAGCGCCGGCGTCGGCAGCAGGCTCGTCGAACGGATGAAGGAGATCGCCAGCCGGAACGGCATTCAACGATTCCGCGTACACTCCGCCACAAAGGATCTGGACAGCGTGCTTAGATTCTACCGGAATCATGGCTTTCGGTCCTGGTGCGTAGAGATGTTTATATGA
- a CDS encoding nucleotide excision repair endonuclease has product MRMFDRKFGERLIEELPGTPAVYLFKDGRGAVIYVGKAGNIRRRLQQYRNATRRKVHRKMRTLVREATELEVIHRDSEREALLLENELIRKLRPSYNEDGTYDFLYPAIGIGGNEKQVLLCFTTHVDAWKDLDLRWYGVFKSRRRALAAFDALVYLLGLVGHIERTAHLPPYERIRGSRLTGFRRLTPEIVASLDAFLSGAGHDTLVPLTRQLLEKPLARRDASEVQRNIRMLKYFHDRDLAPLRAAMRSSGKTGTYVPQDERDALFLSTDERYDESGAHDEESKEN; this is encoded by the coding sequence ATGCGCATGTTCGACCGGAAATTCGGTGAGCGTCTCATCGAGGAGTTGCCCGGGACGCCGGCGGTTTACCTGTTCAAGGACGGACGGGGGGCGGTTATTTACGTGGGCAAGGCGGGGAACATCCGGCGGCGCCTCCAACAGTACCGGAACGCCACCCGGCGCAAGGTGCACCGGAAGATGCGCACGCTGGTCCGCGAGGCCACTGAGCTGGAAGTCATTCACCGGGATTCGGAGCGCGAGGCGCTGCTGCTCGAGAACGAGTTGATCCGCAAGCTGCGGCCGTCTTACAACGAAGACGGCACCTACGATTTCCTTTACCCGGCGATCGGAATCGGCGGTAACGAAAAGCAGGTCCTGTTATGCTTCACGACCCACGTGGACGCGTGGAAGGACCTGGACCTGCGCTGGTACGGGGTGTTCAAGTCGCGCCGGCGGGCCCTGGCCGCTTTCGATGCCCTCGTCTATCTGCTCGGCCTGGTCGGGCACATCGAAAGGACCGCCCATCTTCCCCCGTACGAACGAATACGCGGTTCCCGCCTTACCGGTTTCCGCCGGCTGACGCCCGAAATCGTGGCCTCACTGGATGCCTTCCTTTCCGGCGCCGGCCACGACACGCTGGTACCCCTGACCCGGCAATTGCTGGAGAAACCCCTGGCCCGACGGGATGCGTCCGAGGTCCAGCGGAACATCCGGATGCTGAAATACTTCCACGACCGGGACCTCGCGCCGCTCCGGGCAGCCATGCGTTCCAGTGGCAAAACAGGAACCTATGTTCCGCAGGACGAGCGGGACGCGCTGTTCCTGTCCACGGACGAGCGGTATGATGAAAGTGGCGCACATGATGAAGAAAGTAAGGAAAATTAG
- a CDS encoding Gfo/Idh/MocA family oxidoreductase encodes MAIRMAQYGTGHGHAAGKLQSMLTHPDVECVGVYEPDEARRAALEQGGGPYAGVRWFKRAEDMLGDTGITAIASEGRNDESLAQTEEIVRAGKHAWYDKPAGDDWPAWQRVVAQAEMANLQVQMGYMFRYHDGFCKIADWARSGMLGNVFSIRAHMSTNVPASSREVISAHRGGIFYDLAGHMLDQVVWILGRPSEVTAFLRNETGEVPAFADNGLGVFEYEHAMATVDIAAMEPSPPARRFEVYGTEGSAILLEPFEPGTEIRLVLTGARDGYPAGESRVPVTGRSRQALYDLELVSLLKTISGEQPPDRPLSHELLVQETLLRATRVLS; translated from the coding sequence ATGGCGATACGCATGGCGCAGTACGGCACCGGTCACGGACATGCGGCCGGCAAACTTCAATCTATGTTGACCCATCCCGATGTCGAGTGCGTCGGGGTCTATGAGCCCGATGAGGCGCGGCGTGCCGCGTTGGAGCAGGGCGGTGGACCGTATGCGGGCGTCCGCTGGTTTAAACGCGCCGAGGACATGCTTGGCGACACCGGTATCACTGCCATAGCTTCTGAAGGCCGCAACGACGAAAGCCTGGCCCAGACGGAGGAGATCGTCCGCGCCGGCAAGCATGCCTGGTACGACAAGCCCGCGGGAGACGACTGGCCGGCCTGGCAGCGGGTGGTCGCACAGGCCGAAATGGCGAACCTGCAGGTGCAGATGGGGTACATGTTCCGGTACCACGACGGGTTCTGCAAGATCGCCGACTGGGCACGGTCCGGCATGCTGGGCAACGTGTTTTCGATCCGCGCGCACATGTCGACTAACGTCCCCGCCTCGTCCCGCGAAGTAATCAGTGCCCATCGGGGAGGCATATTCTACGACTTGGCCGGTCACATGCTCGACCAGGTGGTCTGGATCCTCGGCCGGCCGTCTGAGGTGACCGCGTTTCTGCGCAACGAAACCGGGGAAGTGCCCGCTTTCGCGGACAACGGCCTGGGCGTGTTTGAATACGAGCATGCCATGGCCACCGTGGATATCGCCGCCATGGAACCGTCTCCGCCCGCCCGCCGCTTCGAGGTATACGGAACAGAAGGCAGCGCCATACTACTCGAACCCTTTGAGCCGGGCACGGAGATCCGGCTGGTCCTGACCGGAGCCCGGGACGGGTATCCCGCGGGAGAATCCCGCGTACCCGTGACGGGCCGCAGCCGCCAGGCGCTGTATGACCTCGAACTGGTGTCTCTCCTGAAGACTATCTCGGGTGAACAGCCGCCGGACCGTCCCCTGTCCCACGAACTGCTCGTGCAGGAGACCCTGCTCCGCGCGACGCGGGTCCTGTCGTGA
- a CDS encoding CoA pyrophosphatase, which yields MTREDELIEKLRGRRSRILDPARDALTASIAVPIRARGTGDGLDLLYLLRVQRGGDPWSGHISFPGGKIDASDKGPLETAIRETREETSLDLSEAECVCRLDDQATHLSKVHVAAFVFFLSNGSELSVSLNHEIQRAFWIPLADLMDENRYVTTVVSGEWGKQEVPAIDLLGAEEPVLWGLTYRFTAQILACIGHRIPGGTEVQIR from the coding sequence TTGACACGAGAAGATGAACTCATCGAAAAGCTGCGCGGCAGGCGCAGCAGGATACTGGATCCCGCCCGGGACGCACTTACCGCGTCCATCGCGGTCCCGATACGCGCGCGCGGAACCGGTGACGGATTGGACCTGCTCTACCTGCTCCGCGTGCAACGCGGGGGCGATCCCTGGTCGGGCCATATCAGTTTCCCCGGCGGAAAGATCGACGCGTCCGACAAAGGTCCCCTGGAAACGGCCATCCGCGAAACCCGGGAAGAAACGTCCCTCGATCTTTCCGAGGCGGAATGCGTCTGCCGGCTCGACGACCAGGCCACCCATTTGAGCAAAGTGCACGTCGCCGCTTTCGTGTTTTTCCTGTCGAATGGGTCAGAACTGTCCGTGTCCCTCAACCATGAGATCCAGCGTGCGTTCTGGATCCCGCTGGCCGATCTGATGGATGAGAATCGCTACGTCACGACCGTCGTCTCGGGGGAATGGGGGAAACAGGAGGTGCCCGCCATCGACCTGCTGGGCGCCGAAGAACCCGTGCTCTGGGGACTCACGTACCGTTTCACCGCCCAGATCCTGGCCTGTATCGGGCACAGGATTCCAGGCGGAACCGAGGTGCAGATACGCTAG
- a CDS encoding type II toxin-antitoxin system VapC family toxin: MIALDTNVLVRFLVRDDERQAAAANELLSSLTVEKPGFVCREVVVELVWVLERAYGFPREQIADVLEHLVSTEVLVIETAEDVALTAFRYRAGGVGISDLMILAAAERAQALPVYTFDQKAARQEGVTLLQG, translated from the coding sequence ATGATCGCGCTAGATACCAATGTCCTGGTCCGGTTTCTCGTTCGCGACGATGAAAGACAGGCCGCGGCGGCAAATGAACTGCTTTCGTCGTTGACTGTTGAAAAGCCGGGATTTGTCTGCCGGGAGGTCGTCGTCGAACTCGTCTGGGTCTTGGAGCGCGCTTACGGCTTTCCCCGTGAGCAGATCGCCGACGTGCTCGAACATCTGGTCTCAACGGAAGTCCTGGTGATAGAAACCGCCGAAGATGTAGCGCTTACGGCCTTCCGGTACCGGGCCGGCGGCGTGGGGATTTCCGATCTGATGATCCTGGCCGCCGCCGAACGGGCACAGGCCCTTCCAGTGTATACTTTCGATCAGAAAGCCGCACGCCAGGAGGGTGTGACGCTGCTCCAGGGATAA
- a CDS encoding amidohydrolase family protein, which translates to MLKAIKGGLIINGKGKTPIPDGLILVDGNRIQAVGSRESLSIPQDAEIVDFGTATLLPGLIDTHVHLVMNAREDCVTSLAHKTAVESVVEAAGNARRTLRGGVTTVRDCADVFGVTLTLKRAIDGGHLDGPRILACGLPITTTAGHLHYMGISADSTEEVLKAVRTVVTMGVDWVKVCATGGGLTPDSNVRRAQYTAETLTALVDDAHRLGRKVAAHAHGTEGVMNCAIAGTDSIEHCSWMGEEEDHRYDEAAVALILKKGLYVSHTITGPRTGSPEEVEELLNSELGERFALLRRTLEEGVRMVISSDAGVPDTRFEDFAGSLVIAVKCCGFSPMGAIIAATSRAAEMLGMTDRVGSLEPGKFADILAVDGDPLQDITAIRRIIGVFKEGRRFV; encoded by the coding sequence TTGTTAAAGGCCATCAAGGGCGGCTTGATCATCAACGGGAAAGGCAAGACGCCGATTCCCGACGGGCTGATCCTGGTGGACGGCAACCGGATCCAGGCCGTCGGATCCCGCGAAAGCCTCTCGATACCTCAGGACGCGGAGATCGTCGACTTCGGTACGGCCACGCTGCTCCCCGGCCTCATCGATACCCACGTCCATCTCGTCATGAACGCGCGGGAGGACTGCGTAACCTCCCTGGCGCACAAGACCGCCGTCGAATCCGTGGTCGAGGCCGCCGGGAACGCCCGACGGACCTTGCGGGGCGGAGTGACGACCGTCCGTGATTGCGCTGACGTGTTCGGCGTGACCCTGACCCTGAAGCGGGCCATCGACGGGGGCCACCTGGACGGGCCGCGCATCCTGGCCTGCGGTCTGCCCATCACCACGACGGCGGGGCACCTCCACTACATGGGGATCAGCGCGGACAGCACGGAGGAGGTGCTGAAGGCCGTGCGCACGGTGGTCACCATGGGCGTGGACTGGGTCAAGGTCTGCGCGACCGGGGGCGGATTGACCCCCGACAGCAACGTGCGCCGCGCTCAGTACACGGCGGAGACGTTGACGGCCCTCGTCGACGACGCCCATCGACTGGGCAGAAAGGTCGCCGCCCACGCCCACGGGACCGAAGGCGTTATGAACTGCGCCATCGCCGGCACCGACAGCATCGAGCACTGTTCGTGGATGGGGGAGGAAGAAGACCACCGTTACGACGAGGCGGCCGTCGCCCTGATTCTGAAGAAGGGGCTCTACGTCAGCCACACGATCACGGGGCCGAGGACGGGTTCGCCGGAAGAAGTGGAGGAGCTGCTCAACAGCGAACTCGGTGAACGATTCGCCTTGCTGCGTCGGACGCTGGAAGAAGGCGTCCGCATGGTCATATCCAGCGACGCGGGCGTCCCGGACACACGATTCGAGGATTTCGCCGGGAGCCTCGTCATCGCCGTCAAATGCTGCGGCTTTTCCCCAATGGGCGCGATCATCGCCGCCACGAGCCGGGCTGCCGAGATGCTGGGCATGACGGACCGGGTCGGATCCCTGGAACCCGGCAAATTCGCGGATATCCTTGCCGTCGACGGCGATCCTCTCCAGGATATCACGGCCATCCGGCGGATCATCGGCGTGTTCAAGGAAGGCCGCCGGTTCGTGTGA
- a CDS encoding cache domain-containing protein: MRAAIILSILFLTVFATQSCRSGTSEPPESTQGDLRTAAVATLDALVADLVAERPADSAAYAERLRVYLEANPAFYGSAVALLDEADTVTDCPYVYRTSEGYDTIYLATPAYNIEGQDWFMMPLEANAGIWTSPYFDAGGGEIWMITRSVPARDDKGVFAIVTTDLPVDPPEKE, from the coding sequence ATGCGTGCTGCGATCATCCTGTCGATCTTGTTCCTTACCGTCTTTGCCACCCAATCCTGCCGTAGCGGTACCTCCGAACCACCTGAATCCACTCAGGGAGATCTGCGGACCGCAGCGGTTGCGACTCTTGATGCGCTGGTGGCAGACCTGGTAGCGGAGCGACCGGCGGATTCCGCTGCCTATGCCGAACGTTTGCGGGTCTACCTGGAAGCCAATCCCGCGTTCTACGGCAGCGCCGTTGCGCTTCTGGACGAGGCCGATACCGTCACCGACTGCCCCTATGTCTATCGCACCTCGGAAGGCTACGATACCATTTATCTCGCCACGCCAGCCTACAACATTGAGGGGCAAGACTGGTTCATGATGCCGCTGGAGGCGAACGCGGGGATCTGGACTTCCCCTTACTTCGATGCGGGTGGTGGCGAGATCTGGATGATTACACGCTCTGTCCCGGCGCGTGACGACAAGGGTGTTTTTGCCATCGTCACCACTGACCTGCCAGTAGATCCACCTGAAAAGGAATGA